The Desulfosalsimonas propionicica genome has a segment encoding these proteins:
- a CDS encoding alpha/beta fold hydrolase encodes MAYFNRGNARIYYEDKGTGEPVIAVAGLMENTAYWDLTGVADKIAQHFRFVAMDMRGHGYTEAEDDPPGFDCETVGEDIIALADHLGLDRFHLLTHSTGGFAGVRYAMKDCSRFASLILTNTASVTSPVPGDRQTIDQFHDNFAALFEKLDWETMIAGLKDRPGPFFRGIVESENIDEMLATALSMARRNNRFVIAEFVRSFYKDPDPRVEGLRRISCPVLIVGAQKDDLFVESSRLMAKEIPGAQLLEYEGIGHMTAIEAPRRLASDVLDFLHSLN; translated from the coding sequence ATGGCGTATTTTAACCGGGGCAATGCCCGAATTTACTATGAGGACAAAGGAACCGGCGAGCCGGTGATTGCCGTGGCCGGGCTCATGGAAAACACTGCTTACTGGGATCTGACCGGTGTGGCAGACAAGATTGCGCAGCATTTCCGGTTTGTGGCAATGGATATGCGCGGTCACGGCTATACTGAGGCGGAAGATGATCCCCCGGGTTTTGACTGTGAGACCGTGGGCGAAGATATCATCGCCCTGGCTGATCATCTGGGCCTGGACCGGTTTCATCTGCTGACCCATTCAACCGGCGGGTTTGCCGGGGTGCGTTATGCAATGAAGGACTGCTCCAGGTTTGCCTCCCTGATTTTGACCAACACCGCCTCGGTGACCTCCCCGGTGCCCGGCGACCGGCAGACCATTGACCAGTTTCACGATAATTTTGCCGCATTGTTTGAAAAACTGGACTGGGAGACCATGATCGCGGGGTTAAAAGACAGGCCCGGCCCGTTTTTCCGGGGTATTGTTGAATCAGAGAACATTGACGAGATGCTTGCCACCGCCCTTTCCATGGCAAGGCGAAACAACCGGTTTGTGATCGCAGAATTCGTGCGCAGCTTCTATAAGGATCCGGATCCCAGGGTTGAAGGCCTCCGGCGGATATCGTGTCCGGTGCTCATTGTTGGTGCGCAAAAGGATGATTTGTTCGTGGAATCCAGCCGGCTGATGGCAAAAGAAATCCCAGGCGCACAGCTTTTGGAATATGAGGGCATCGGGCATATGACCGCCATTGAGGCCCCACGGCGGCTGGCATCGGATGTGCTGGATTTCCTGCACAGCCTGAATTGA